One window of Atribacter laminatus genomic DNA carries:
- a CDS encoding ATP-binding protein, translating to MKKEKRNMDSKQVESQVTEFKPSWRDDYLKWVCAFANTDGGRLIIGVDDSGNPIGIKDTKKLLEDLPNKFRDILGIIPSVRFEKKKDMDIITIEVKHSNVPISYNGRFYIRSGSTIQELKGKDLSRFLISKSGKGWDEYIEESAIKDDINIGTIEKLKRIEIKRIPFIKDENEPMKVLEKLNLIENGKFKRAAILLFGRNLKKFRSSAYIKIGKFLSDTDIVSSDDVEGNLFEQVEKTMELLQTKYLISEIRFEGIYRKEELEYPAEALREAIINAVIHRDYIGPHTQLKVYPDKIILWNSGTLPKEIKIEELKKNHSSYPRNELLADVFFKTGLIEAWGRGTIKIIDECKKAGLPEPEYKEEFGGFAVYFYKNIHTEENLRKLGLNERQIRAINHIKEKGRITNKDYQSLNNCSRNTAFNDLSDLTKRKILKDSGKKGKGAFYVIEQ from the coding sequence TTGAAAAAAGAGAAAAGAAATATGGATTCAAAACAAGTTGAATCCCAGGTAACTGAATTTAAACCCTCATGGCGTGATGATTATTTGAAGTGGGTTTGTGCATTTGCTAATACCGATGGGGGAAGATTGATCATTGGAGTTGATGATAGTGGTAATCCTATTGGTATAAAAGATACGAAAAAACTACTCGAAGATTTACCTAATAAGTTTAGGGACATCCTTGGTATCATACCATCTGTGAGATTTGAAAAGAAAAAAGACATGGATATAATTACAATAGAAGTTAAACATTCAAATGTTCCAATTTCTTATAACGGAAGATTTTATATCAGAAGTGGGAGTACAATTCAGGAATTAAAAGGCAAAGATTTATCAAGGTTTTTGATTTCAAAATCAGGAAAGGGTTGGGATGAGTATATTGAGGAAAGCGCTATTAAAGATGATATAAATATTGGGACAATAGAAAAACTCAAGCGAATTGAAATAAAAAGAATTCCATTTATAAAAGATGAAAATGAGCCCATGAAAGTGCTTGAGAAATTGAATTTGATTGAGAATGGAAAGTTTAAAAGAGCAGCAATTTTGCTTTTTGGCAGGAATCTAAAGAAATTCCGATCAAGTGCCTATATAAAAATCGGTAAGTTCTTATCTGATACAGACATCGTAAGTTCTGATGATGTTGAAGGAAATCTGTTTGAACAGGTTGAAAAGACAATGGAGTTACTCCAGACAAAGTATCTAATATCCGAGATAAGATTTGAAGGGATATATCGAAAAGAAGAACTTGAATATCCTGCAGAAGCACTTAGAGAAGCAATTATTAATGCAGTTATACACAGGGATTATATTGGACCGCATACTCAATTAAAAGTATATCCTGATAAAATAATACTCTGGAATTCTGGAACGCTTCCCAAGGAAATCAAGATTGAAGAATTAAAGAAAAATCACTCATCTTACCCAAGAAATGAATTATTAGCAGATGTTTTTTTCAAAACAGGGCTTATAGAAGCATGGGGTAGAGGAACAATAAAAATTATTGATGAATGTAAAAAGGCAGGATTACCAGAACCAGAATATAAAGAAGAATTTGGTGGGTTTGCTGTTTATTTCTATAAAAATATCCATACAGAAGAAAATTTAAGAAAATTAGGGTTAAATGAAAGACAGATTAGAGCGATAAACCATATTAAAGAGAAAGGTAGAATAACGAACAAAGATTATCAATCGTTAAACAATTGTTCCCGAAATACGGCATTTAATGATCTCTCTGATTTGACAAAAAGAAAAATTTTGAAAGATAGCGGTAAAAAGGGGAAAGGAGCTTT